A stretch of the Rosa rugosa chromosome 5, drRosRugo1.1, whole genome shotgun sequence genome encodes the following:
- the LOC133711979 gene encoding uncharacterized protein LOC133711979, which yields MNLSHPSTTITSFIFFIFLTLPSSITSQICQRSCNRIPLNFPFGSDAGCGDPRFHQSVTCNQDKLTFTTHTGSYPITNIDYTKQVLYISDPSMSTCSCTQPSKGFSLNYDAPFTFQDDNIFALLDCSTSSSNGSLYSSDNSKLSLCDNQGAPICSYLYSCRAISFINLPIATCCVYTPVDLGPAFEMDLQKLQCSSYSGFYSFNGRESDPNSWKYGIALKYKFNVNNEFPSSCFNCERSNGVCGYYGAYNSFICNCPNGLNTTNDCYFGSPYSYGSRLIASWHSGTWLFYCLVWLLVSVHL from the exons ATGAACCTTAGTCATCCTTCAACTACTATCAcctccttcatcttcttcatcttccttaCTCTACCCTCCTCAATCACATCCCAAAtttgccaaagatcctgcaacAGAATCCCTCTTAACTTCCCATTCGGCAGTGACGCCGGCTGCGGCGACCCGCGCTTCCACCAATCCGTAACATGCAACCAAGACAAGCTCACCTTCACCACCCACACCGGATCCTACCCCATCACCAACATAGACTACACAAAACAAGTCCTCTACATCTCAGACCCCTCCATGTCCACCTGCTCCTGCACTCAACCCAGCAAAGGCTTCAGCCTCAACTACGATGCGCCGTTCACCTTCCAAGACGACAACATCTTCGCCTTGCTCGACTGCTCCACCTCATCATCCAACGGCAGCCTTTACAGCAGTGACAACTCCAAGCTCTCTCTTTGTGATAACCAAGGTGCACCCATCTGCAGCTACTTGTATTCATGCAGGGCTATAAGCTTCATCAATCTCCCCATCGCCACGTGTTGCGTTTACACGCCGGTGGATCTCGGGCCGGCTTTCGAGATGGACTTGCAGAAGCTACAGTGCAGCTCTTATTCTGGTTTTTACAGCTTCAATGGCCGTGAATCCGACCCTAATAGTTGGAAGTATGGGATAGCGCTCAAGTATAAGTTCAATGTGAATAATGAGTTTCCCAGTTCATGTTTTAATTGTGAGAGGAGTAATGGGGTTTGTGGGTACTATGGAGCTTATAACTCGTTTATATGTAATTGTCCGAATGGTTTGAACACTACAAACGATTGCTACTTTGGATCGCCCTATAGTTATGGCTCGAGGCTTATTGCATCGTGGCACTCTG GGACCTGGCTATTCTATTGTTTGGTGTGGCTATTGGTTTCAGTACACTTGTAG
- the LOC133711978 gene encoding hydroxyproline O-galactosyltransferase GALT6-like, translating into MKRRKFEPVLSHTRLRLLQILMATLLVYFLITSFETPKTGWDSGEEYDASFELFSDSSLSREGLTEALSRPTDHGPRLRDSRGSPLQTPERRMRESKRVSGLVFEGEKTQFDGNVSKADEVFGLHKAAVEAWRVGKKLWAEIESGKIELDKSENRSDPCPHSLSVTGSEFHARNRVMVIPCGLTLWSHITVVGTPRWAHPEYDPKIAVVKEGEEAVMVSQFMMELQGLKNVEGEDPPRILHFNPRLKGDWSNKPVIEHNTCYRMQWGSALRCEGWQARAVEETVDGLVKCEKWIRDDDDHSEESKAIWWLNRLIGRTNKVTIDWPYPFVEGRMFVLTLSAGLEGYHINVDGRHVTSFPYRTGFVLEDATGLFVNGDVDVHSVYAASLPTSHPSFAPQMHLEMVTKWKAPPLPYGHVELFIGILSAGNHFAERMAVRKSWMQHKLVKSSRVVARFFVALHGRKEVNLELMKEVEYFGDIVIVPYMDNYDLVVLKTIAICEYGVRTVPAKYIMKCDDDTFVRVDAVLKEARKARKHRSLYIGNLNYHHKPLRYGKWAVTYEEWPEEDYPTYANGPGYIVSSDVAKFILSEFEKNKLRLFKMEDVSMGMWVEQFNDSRPVEYVHSLKFCQHGCIENYYTAHYQSPRQMICMWGKMQHNGKPQCCNMR; encoded by the exons ATGAAGCGACGCAAGTTCGAGCCGGTGCTGTCTCACACTCGGCTGAGATTGCTTCAAATCCTCATGGCCACACTGTTGGTTTACTTTCTAATCACCAGCTTCGAAACCCCGAAAACCGGGTGGGATTCCGGCGAGGAATACGACGCCTCGTTCGAGCTGTTTAGCGACTCGTCGTTGTCCAGAGAGGGGTTAACGGAAGCTTTGAGTAGACCCACTGACCACGGCCCCCGGCTTCGTGATTCCCGAGGGTCGCCGCTTCAGACACCCGAGCGGAGAATGCGGGAGTCAAAGAGAGTCTCGGGTTTGGTTTTCGAGGGGGAGAAGACTCAGTTTGACGGAAATGTGAGTAAGGCGGACGAAGTTTTCGGGCTTCACAAGGCGGCCGTGGAGGCCTGGAGAGTGGGGAAGAAGCTCTGGGCCGAGATTGAGTCCGGCAAAATTGAATTGGACAAGTCCGAGAACCGGTCCGACCCGTGCCCGCATTCGCTTTCGGTAACCGGGTCCGAATTTCACGCCCGGAACCGGGTGATGGTGATCCCGTGTGGACTGACGCTGTGGTCGCACATTACGGTGGTGGGTACGCCGCGGTGGGCCCACCCGGAATATGATCCGAAGATTGCGGTGGTGAAGGAGGGGGAGGAGGCGGTGATGGTTTCGCAGTTTATGATGGAACTGCAGGGGTTGAAGAATGTGGAGGGGGAGGACCCGCCGAGAATATTGCATTTCAATCCGAGATTAAAGGGGGATTGGAGTAACAAGCCGGTGATTGAGCACAACACTTGTTATAGGATGCAATGGGGTTCGGCGCTTCGGTGCGAGGGCTGGCAAGCCCGGGCTGTTGAAGAAACCG TTGATGGACTGGTGAAATGCGAGAAGTGGATtcgtgatgatgatgatcactCGGAAGAATCAAAGGCCATATGGTGGTTGAACAGGTTGATAGGAAGGACAAATAAGGTGACCATAGACTGGCCGTACCCTTTTGTAGAGGGCAGGATGTTTGTACTCACCTTGAGTGCTGGCTTGGAAGGTTATCATATCAATGTTGATGGTAGACATGTCACTTCTTTCCCTTATCGCACG GGATTTGTTCTTGAGGATGCCACCGGACTGTTTGTAAATGGAGATGTTGATGTGCACTCTGTCTATGCTGCCTCCTTACCTACATCACATCCTAGTTTTGCTCCACAGATGCATCTTGAGATGGTTACTAAGTGGAAGGCTCCACCTCTTCCCTATGGGCATGTGGAGTTGTTCATTGGCATTCTTTCTGCTGGCAACCATTTTGCTGAGCGGATGGCTGTGAGGAAGTCCTGGATGCAGCATAAGTTAGTCAAGTCTTCACGTGTTGTTGCTCGTTTTTTTGTAGCATTG CATGGTAGAAAGGAAGTAAACCTGGAGCTAATGAAAGAAGTAGAGTATTTTGGTGACATTGTTATAGTTCCTTATATGGATAACTATGATCTTGTAGTACTGAAGACCATAGCAATTTGTGAATATGGG GTTAGAACAGTGCCTGCAAAGTACATCATGAAGTGTGATGATGACACCTTTGTCCGGGTGGATGCTGTGCTCAAGGAAGCAAGGAAAGCGCGTAAACATAGAAGCCTATATATAGGAAATTTGAACTACCACCACAAGCCTCTTCGTTATGGTAAATGGGCAGTGACATATGAG GAATGGCCAGAAGAAGATTATCCAACCTATGCAAATGGTCCAGGTTACATCGTCTCCTCCGATGTAGCAAAATTCATCCTATCTGAGTTTGAAAAGAACAAGTTGCGA TTGTTCAAGATGGAAGATGTGAGCATGGGAATGTGGGTGGAGCAGTTCAACGATTCTAGACCAGTGGAGTATGTGCACAGTTTGAAGTTCTGCCAACATGGGTGCATTGAAAACTATTACACTGCGCATTACCAATCCCCGAGGCAGATGATATGCATGTGGGGCAAAATGCAGCATAATGGGAAACCCCAATGCTGCAATATGAGATGA
- the LOC133710579 gene encoding glycerol-3-phosphate acyltransferase RAM2-like — MAITTFPTIDKCSSNGRENHTVVADMDGTLLRGRSSFPYFALIAFEVGGILRLLFLLLVSPLAGILYYFVSESAGIQVLIFTTFAGVRVSEIESVARAVLPKFYSSDIHPESWRVLSACEKRYILTANPRIMVEAFCKDFLGFDTVLGTEIATYKGKATGFVSPPGVLVAEKKADALKKAFGDVQPEIGLGDRHTDIPFMALCKEGYMVPPNPKVEAVTREKLPKPIVFHDGRLVQKPTPLMALLTILWLPIGFFLACLRIAAGSLLPMPVVYYAFWALGVRVTVKGTPPPPAKKSTGQSGVLFICSHRTLLDPIFLSTALGRPIPAVTYSVSRLSEFISPIKTVRLNRDRAKDAAMIKKLLEEGDLAICPEGTTCREPFLLRFSALFAELTDELVPVAMVNKMSMFHGTTARGWKGMDPFYFFMNPSPEYEVTFLNKLPAELTCGAGKSSHEVANYIQRAIAASLSYDITSFTRKDKYRALAGNDGSVVEKPVLQPNKVMGC; from the exons ATGGCTATAACCACCTTCCCAACCATCGACAAATGCTCATCGAACGGCCGAGAAAACCACACGGTGGTTGCGGACATGGATGGGACCTTGCTAAGAGGCCGCAGCTCTTTTCCTTACTTTGCTCTCATTGCTTTTGAGGTCGGTGGGATTTTAAGGCTCCTATTCTTGCTCTTGGTCTCCCCATTAGCTGGAATCCTCTATTACTTCGTATCTGAATCGGCCGGAATCCAAGTTCTGATCTTCACAACATTTGCCGGTGTGAGGGTGTCTGAGATCGAGTCAGTGGCCCGTGCCGTGCTGCCTAAGTTTTACTCGAGTGACATTCACCCTGAGTCGTGGCGCGTGCTCTCTGCGTGCGAGAAGCGGTATATTCTTACTGCCAACCCTAGGATTATGGTGGAAGCATTTTGTAAGGATTTCCTTGGATTTGATACGGTTTTGGGGACTGAAATAGCAACCTACAAGGGTAAAGCCACTGGCTTTGTTTCTCCACCTGGTGTGCTTGTAGCAGAGAAGAAGGCTGATGCTCTTAAGAAGGCTTTTGGAGATGTACAGCCAGAGATTGGGCTTGGAGATAGACACACTGATATTCCTTTCATGGCACTTTGCAAG GAGGGTTACATGGTTCCGCCCAACCCCAAAGTGGAAGCAGTAACCAGAGAAAAGCTCCCTAAGCCCATAGTCTTCCACGACGGCCGCCTAGTCCAAAAGCCTACACCTCTCATGGCCCTCCTTACCATCCTCTGGCTCCCCATCGGTTTCTTCCTCGCTTGCCTCCGAATCGCCGCCGGCTCCCTCCTACCCATGCCAGTCGTCTATTATGCCTTCTGGGCCCTCGGTGTCCGTGTCACTGTTAAGGGCACCCCACCCCCTCCGGCCAAAAAATCCACCGGCCAGTCCGGCGTCCTCTTCATCTGCTCCCACCGCACCCTCCTCGACCCCATCTTCCTCTCCACCGCCCTCGGCCGCCCCATCCCCGCCGTCACCTACTCCGTCTCTCGTCTGTCGGAGTTTATCTCCCCCATCAAGACCGTTCGCCTCAACCGCGACCGCGCCAAAGACGCCGCCATGATCAAGAAGCTACTAGAAGAAGGTGACCTTGCAATCTGCCCCGAGGGGACCACCTGCCGGGAGCCGTTTCTGTTGAGGTTCTCCGCGCTTTTTGCTGAGCTAACCGACGAGCTCGTTCCGGTGGCGATGGTGAATAAGATGAGCATGTTCCACGGGACGACGGCGCGTGGGTGGAAGGGAATGGACCCTTTTTACTTCTTCATGAACCCTAGCCCAGAATACGAGGTCACATTTTTGAACAAGCTGCCAGCAGAGTTGACTTGCGGGGCGGGCAAGTCGAGCCATGAGGTGGCGAATTATATACAGAGGGCTATAGCGGCAAGCCTTTCGTATGATATCACTAGTTTTACGAGGAAAGACAAATATAGGGCTCTGGCTGGGAACGATGGCTCTGTGGTTGAGAAACCTGTGCTGCAACCCAACAAAGTCATGGGGTGctaa